The sequence TTACCTGAGATCACGTGGGAGATTGCACGTTTCCAAAAAGGATCAGATCAACTTTGCGTAGTACGTAGAAAAGTATATCCTGACGCTAACACGGTCAACGCTAATTTCAACtgacattttctttttagcGACACATGCGCAGGCATGGCGTATTTGGAATCCAGACACGTAGTGCACCGGGATTTGGCCGCGAGAAACGTCCTCGTCGCGGAGGATAACTCGGCGAAGGTGTCGGACTTCGGTTTGGCGAGGGACGAAAACTTTTCTCTTGAAGGTGGAAAATTGCCCATCAAGTGGACTGCACCAGAAGCTTTAAAGCAAAATGTAAGAGTCACGAATGAACATTAGCCGATCGTTCATCGTTTCGTTCGCGTGTAAAGgtaatttgaattttcctGCTTTTAGAAGTTTTCAAATAAGTCTGATATGTGGAGTTTTGGGATACTCTTATGGGAGATCTACTCGTTCGGGCGCGTACCATATCCACGAATTGTGAGTAATAAATTGCATTCGTTTGCTCTTTCCTTGGTACTACTCTTAACGATGGTTTTGTTGGAATTAATCGTGTTAATTTCAGCCATTAGCCGATGTTGTAAAGTGCGTGGAGAAAGGATATAAAATGGAGCCACCCGATGGTTGTCCACACGAGGTTTACGATATCATGAGACAAGTATGTATAGAAATTATCCCATAAcgtgtataattattttacaaagtTGTTTTATTAATCAACCAATCGTTCTTTGCCAGGCATGGGACTTACAACCTGAAAAACGACCTACCTTTTACGATATAAAAATAGTGCTGGGCCAACTGAAAGCCGAGTACACCAAAGGTGTGAATTAAAGAGAAAAGAACTGTTACTTATTGCTCGTAGACTCGATGTAGAAAAGACAAACAGGTGGAATTAGCCTTTTCGATACTTCTTTTGTTTTCAAGGGCTAAGGTGATAGCTCTGACAACTTTTtctagaaaatttaattttctattgtacatttttattgtACAAAAGTAGTATCTGTGTTGattgtatttattgttacttTGATaccttttgtttctttttttttttaacaaagtgtttttaatttgccttttttttgtatgaaaatatattgCACATAATTCAATATACGTCAGTCGTGCCTTTGGCCAAGTTGAAGTTCttaagtgaaaaaaaaaaagaacataagTTCAACTTGTACATCCGAAATTCAGGTAGAACTTGAGAAAGAATTTAGAAGGTTTGTTTATtacttaatttctattttttttttttttcgttttcgtcGTTTTACGGCTCAAGAAATATTTCCAGGTGTAAGAAGCGCCTTACATTGAACTGAATTTAAAGATGAGAAATAATTACTTGCTATGAAATACCTACTATAAGGTAATCTTTTGGACGTAAACTTGTATTAAGGTTGAATATCAGGATTTTTTCACTTATATGTAACAGTAGAGCAAACAAAACGAAACAAGATGAAACTAGATTTTTACAGTCAGTAGTTTGAAAAGTTTTTGTATCGTTCAAGCGGGGGTTTGCAGTGATCGTAGATTACAAGTACTTGTTAGTCAtataagtttttttttttaatcaaagaTTTGTCGTAGgaagtattttttaattaaattattgcaaCAATTATACACGATTATTTAAGTTGTCCCGCGAGATGTTtgactatatatatatatatatatacataaatatatattagcGATGTAAATGTATTTGTAAATACTTTGTACATATCCGTCTATCAGagagaaatgaagaaaaagaacagtTAAAATATTTCGAATACAGTTGATGATATTGTTTTAGAAGAGTTAACAAGGATTGTCCATACCTTTTGTTACTAGCTCGTTAAGATCGTTTATTTACGCAGCTATCGAACTGTCTCTATTCAATTGCAACGTGTCACGCAATTATATAGAACGATTggatattatatatttaaaaataattaaatgatagACCTTTCGTGTTATCGTATCTTTCTtctgtaatatatatatagaggCCACCacttatttaataattttacaacgGTTATAACGGACTAACGATATTTATTCGTAGGTAGAAAGTTTCAGTGGAGAATAGAAGAGTAATGCTTAAAAAGCAATGTTTTACTAAACAAATACTATGAACGATTatagattttaataaatatgaaGTTTTCTATGTCGTATCGCCATCGAAGATGACTCAGCACCTTTACTTTTAATCAAGATTGttattacatacatatatacaagAATTTATCGGAAAAGTCAAAGCCAATGTACTCAGTTCCTCGCATCCTTTGATTACTTGCAATAGTATCAAAAAGAAGAACACGATCAagtcctttttttattttttttaaattatgatAGTTTCAACCCTGTTAGGTCTTCTTCGCGAATGCTTGTCTCTAGTTTCAAAGTAGTAGTTAGCCGTCTAAGTATGTAGCGTATTTATATAAGTATACAGTCCGTTTATAACTTCGATAGTATGTAACATAACGTGTATATGGCTCTAATCAGTACCTAACACTTTTCTTCGACGTCTTCTACCCGTGTTTCGCGCTACGAGgtatataaagaaaagaaaacccGACCTTCCCGgatacattttgtatttttaagcGTCGATGCCCTCTGCTTGCTTGATATTTATCACGTTTCTGCATTAAACACCGGAAACCCTCCTACACATTTTGTTCTACCTTTAGGCAGCATCGTATTCGTGTGGTGTGACAATGTTATCTCCTGTTTAATCCAATATTCTACGCGAGACTTTGTTACGTCTCGTTgaattcgtttattttttacttaCTATTAAATAGATTTGTTAGCACgtaagaaatttaatatataaacgtATCGAATAACAAATTACACGGTGACCGTAAATCGAATTAATTCTGATTATAGTTTGTTCCCGAtctgtaatttattattttctgttaCATTAATTATCTAAAGACTTTTCAAAGGCCATGCGCGATTTGAGATTTTGTgattctaaataaataaataaaacatagCGTAGATCGGAATTTAAATGGAAATTCTCACCGATCTTGGACAAACTATAATTTGTAGTGTACGAGTGTCTGAATTCAAGATGTCTGAAGGATCGAATGCCTTTGCGTCGATATACGAATGAGTGTGATGGTGGCACGTGAGgtgaataataaattaaggATCTTCATTTTGGCCTCCGAAAAACCGAACTGTACGTTTCCGAGAGTGTTCAAACGTTCGATCTACGCGGTCGCGTTGTTACTAATTACACTACGATTCTAAAGATTCTCAGTAGGCAGCTAATATAAAGCGATAACTGTGGTCCATTGACCGAAGATGATTTACAATTAACGATTAAtaaaaagcagaagaaaagATACACCGCATTTGCTCAACAGCTGTAATCACTTTCAGCTACGAGACAAATGTATACTCGTCTATTGGCAATGTTTccaaaaaatttattaatacgtCTCTACCCCTAGACACATTGAATTTCCGTTTCCGTTTCCGTTTACTATTGGATCTTCCAATGACACTCAGcgattgaaaagaatttatgttattattatttgtacacaTAAAGTGGAATTAATTTTGAAGAGGATTTCATTTCgcacaaaaaagaaacacgAACCTTGTACAAGATTAGACTTTGTTTTGATGTCGTTACTTTTTAATCTCCAATGTTATACTTTACTGCCAAACGCTAATAAAATCGTGATATTCGTTCTTCAATTATACCTGTTTATTTACTCCCGAATCACTAAAGATTTTCTTGTTTTTAGACAACGAACGATCAACAGAAGGGAaactgcaatttttatttatctttgtATCATTTCTAAAACAAATATCTTTACTTGTTTTCGATTGGTGCTTCACTTGTTTTGTTTCTTGATGATTAAGTACTTTGTTCTTTTTAGATCGTTTCAAAATCGTAAAAGGACGTTGATCCTTTAATCTCCCAGGATTCTTTAGTCGACTTCTTATTACCAGAGTTCTACGAGTGTGATAAGGTCGTTGTAAACCATTCCGCGACAATTCATTTAATTGACCACTAAATGATCTTATTAACACgtaatttttattctctttatcaacaattatagattgttttattttatggATATTGCTGAATCCTTCGTTTATGGAGATGCAACTCTCACCGGAAGTGCCATCATCGTCGCCAGGAAGCAAAGTCCAATCGTCTTCTCcagaaatttctttattactttcttttctattGACAATTGTTTCTGGATTTAGTGTTGAAACATTCCGTTCACTCGGCAATTTGTCATAGCATAAACTTGATACaatgttttgtaaatttggtATATTGGCAAATAGCGAGGTGAAAGAGGTAAGTTGATTTTCTATCACGGAGTAAATCGTGGAGACGATACTATTTCCTGAATCGGGATGATAAGTGGCCCTTCTATTGTAAACGGCCCTCGAGGAGCCTGATTCAATCTCTTCCTGATGGAATATATTTTCTGGGATATTGGTCACTGTTTGCGCTGCGTTTTTCAGCGGTGGAAATCGAGCGATACCATTTAGATGTTTCTCATCTGTGTATTTTATACGATATTTATATCttagtatttttttaaattaaatataaactataaaaatagtaaaaactaatcaattttataaGAAACATTTTAAAGGTTGTTAATTTTGTCGCCTGCTATTAGATGAAAACTCagattgttataaaattaacaagcatataaaaataaaactttaattttcaacttaTCAAAGATTGTTTTTTCTCTGAATATTATATActaatttaattgttttaaaaattactaCTGTCCTTTTAATCAGTCTAGCTTATTATTCCCAgtaagttaaattaaattcgagGAAGATCAAACGAATTATTCTCTCATAAAATATAAGATGCTCGAATTAAATCGATTAAGATACTTTAAAAACTTCCCCACTTGACTTTAACGAATCTTAAAGCATCCTCACGTTTCTAATAAACTATCCAAGTGAATTCAAACGTTCATCGATTGTGTGCGAAAAAACTGAGAATAGGTActtgtttcaaattattcaaTATAATAAACTCACCACTTGGTTGATGATTCTTAGGAAACATTCTTTCATGCTTTATTGACATTAAACAATTGTCCTTTGTCCTTTCTTCATCCTTGATTTTTCTATCAATGTAGTCCTTTGTATCCACCCACCCATCAAAATCACCAAACCCTCTATCATACTCCATATGTGTCACCATCGAAATGATTTGCACGTTTTCATGTTCTCCATTTTTTGGATGCGATTTATCATTTTCAGTTTTTGGTCGCCGTTTAGGTTCTCCTCTCTTCTTCAATGTAATTCCAAAGTAATTCTTCTTCACTTCAGATGATTCCTTATCGGTTAACTGTTCGTCTGCAAGCATTGCACTTCCGGTTGCTTGCTGCTTGGATACATCTTccacaattaatttttctttcatatcAGCAGCACTGGCTTCATCATCTTCAGATTTGATTTTGTCCTTAGTATGTTCATCTTCATGGGCAGCAGTCTTTGGTTTCTTTTTAGATTCTCCTGCCTTTCTTAATGTTATTCCAAAAAAACTTTTTGGAACATCAGAAGATGGTTTTTCCTTAATTGTTTGTTCACTTGGGGGAGTTGTGGTCACCTTCTCTTCAGGAACTTCAGCAGTTAATTTCTCATGTGCCTTAATGTCTTTGGTTTCTGGTGATGGTCTTTCAAGATTTATGTACAGTTCTGTCTTCACCTTCTTTGATTTCGAATCCACATGCACTTCTCTTTTCATTTCCGGTTTCAAATCCACATGCTCCGTTTTAACATCCTGTGTTTCAGTTTTACCTTCAACTTGTACATCCTtgatttttatctttttcaaaatttttggTTGCTCTTTGATTTGGATCCGCTTTTCAGTTACAAATGCCGCAGTAGATGGCTGTGTCTCCATCTCTGTCTTCTTTGATTTCAGACCTATAAGCATTGTGGGTTTGTAATGCGGTTTATCTTCAGGTTCTTTGATTTTGATCGGAACATCAACATTCTCGGACGTCTCCACGTCTGTAGCGTCCTCAGGTTCTTTCTTGACGCGAGGTAAATCGAATACTTCCAAGGTGTCTGCATCAGTTTTAGGATCCTCGACTTGCAAAATCTCCCGAATTTCCGACTCACGATCAGCGATATCATCTTCCTTGGTAGATACACATCTACCGTTGAACGTGCACCTGTACTGATCTGTTGACACAACCACGTTGGGGCTGAAATTTGCCAAAGACGCGTCTTCCAACTTGCCCGCGCTACTTATCGTCACCTTTCCTGCGCGATCGATCCTTAGTCGAAGTTTTTTTTTACCCTGATCGATGCTCTCATCCGAGGACGTGAAATGACAGCTGCAGGAGTCTTCGCTGGAACGAGGTCCAACTGATCGCTCTTTCGAGCAGTCCGCGTTGCCCTCGCCGGTTCCTGTGTCCTTGCAGCTGGGAGGAGCATCCTGGGACGTGCTGGTCGCTTTGCTCTGATCCCTCTGCCGCGTTGCTTCCGATTCAGCCGCTCGAGGTTTTAGATACAATCTCTTAGGGTTGCGTATGCTCGCCGAGAACGGATCCGGAGATTGCAGAGGATTTTCCTGCGGATAGGGCTCGAATAATTTCGTTTGCGCGAAACCGAATGTGCAGGTGGACTCGGCGAACTGTTGGATGACCCGGGATGTAAGCGACGGAAGGGGTAACGAGACGGATCTTCTTCTATCGAATTCCGCCTCCACCTGACGTATCTTCGCCTGAACGTTGCTCAAACGAGCCTCCGCGATCACGCGTTGCGAATGGTAGGGTGAGAAGTTCACGTTCACCCTCTCGTCGCATTCCTTCTGTCTAAGGGCTGACAACAAGTGTCTCAGTTCCTCGTTCGTCTTCATGCTGAGCACCGTTGGATCTATGGGACCGCTCGTTTCCACCTGTGAGTACCAGGTAGAGACCGTTAGCGTGCTTTGCGGCTCGGATGAGATGTGAATGAGATGTAAATGAGGATCGCGTGAACGACGTTCTACGTTTGATGCGACAGAGAGCATGTTTTGGTAATGTAAGCAGTCTATGCTTGCAAAATCCTGTCTGAACCTAAGAATCCTTACCTCGTATCCAAATCCCTGGCATTCCATCACCTTCTTATTGATCAGGCTCTCGATCTGCGCCTTCAGTACGTTCACCTTTAACTGTATCAGCGTCAGCAGGGGGATGATGTTCGCGGGCGGGTTTGTGGTCATGTGAAGATTGATCAACGCGTTCACCTGCTGCGCGTTTCTCGACTCTGTCAGCAACTGTTCCTTCGTCAGCATGCAGATAGCTTTCTGCGCTTTGTCCATCGTGTCCTCCATGGTGCTGGTGATGTTCGATCCAGGCACTTTTCTCAGTATCAGACGAGTGGCGGCGCAGGATACGATTCCTGGCAACGATAAGAATTGCGACGCCAAAGCTTGCAGGCTAACGGAAGCCGGACAATTGCGTTTCGAGCAAACGGTGTCGTCGTTCGTCGCCGTGCACCGATGATCCTCTTGTTTGGCGAGGTTGCAGCAACAGTTTAACGAGTAGCTCTTCAAGTCCGACGATTCTTGCCTTCTGTGGCAACATCCGCAACCCCTCGAACTTTCTTCGTTGTGAGTTTGACCGACGAATGGCGGGTAAACGGGCAACGGGATTGGATAGGGGTAGAACGAGGGTGGACAGTGAACTGACGAGGGGTAATTGAAGCTTGTCGGTTGTCCAGTTGCCTGGGGACCACCTCCTTGGTTCGGCATGCCAGCTTGCTGATGATGATTTGTGGATTGTTGACAGCCGCCAGGTAGGATAAATATGGGAGCTGTGTTGCTCACTTGACCACGAATTTGTTCCAGAAGGTTTTGAAGTAAAGGAGCATAGTTTGGCTGGGTATGCAAAGGTGGCTGGATGTTGTTGGCTGGTTGAAAAGTCCTTGGGTACAATACATTCGGGACGTACTGATTCGCCATGAACATGTCCGA comes from Osmia bicornis bicornis chromosome 4, iOsmBic2.1, whole genome shotgun sequence and encodes:
- the LOC114881093 gene encoding uncharacterized protein LOC114881093 isoform X1 codes for the protein MKSIGLLHDPYKAPFYQFQQSDMFMANQYVPNVLYPRTFQPANNIQPPLHTQPNYAPLLQNLLEQIRGQVSNTAPIFILPGGCQQSTNHHQQAGMPNQGGGPQATGQPTSFNYPSSVHCPPSFYPYPIPLPVYPPFVGQTHNEESSRGCGCCHRRQESSDLKSYSLNCCCNLAKQEDHRCTATNDDTVCSKRNCPASVSLQALASQFLSLPGIVSCAATRLILRKVPGSNITSTMEDTMDKAQKAICMLTKEQLLTESRNAQQVNALINLHMTTNPPANIIPLLTLIQLKVNVLKAQIESLINKKVMECQGFGYEVRILRFRQDFASIDCLHYQNMLSVASNVERRSRDPHLHLIHISSEPQSTLTVSTWYSQVETSGPIDPTVLSMKTNEELRHLLSALRQKECDERVNVNFSPYHSQRVIAEARLSNVQAKIRQVEAEFDRRRSVSLPLPSLTSRVIQQFAESTCTFGFAQTKLFEPYPQENPLQSPDPFSASIRNPKRLYLKPRAAESEATRQRDQSKATSTSQDAPPSCKDTGTGEGNADCSKERSVGPRSSEDSCSCHFTSSDESIDQGKKKLRLRIDRAGKVTISSAGKLEDASLANFSPNVVVSTDQYRCTFNGRCVSTKEDDIADRESEIREILQVEDPKTDADTLEVFDLPRVKKEPEDATDVETSENVDVPIKIKEPEDKPHYKPTMLIGLKSKKTEMETQPSTAAFVTEKRIQIKEQPKILKKIKIKDVQVEGKTETQDVKTEHVDLKPEMKREVHVDSKSKKVKTELYINLERPSPETKDIKAHEKLTAEVPEEKVTTTPPSEQTIKEKPSSDVPKSFFGITLRKAGESKKKPKTAAHEDEHTKDKIKSEDDEASAADMKEKLIVEDVSKQQATGSAMLADEQLTDKESSEVKKNYFGITLKKRGEPKRRPKTENDKSHPKNGEHENVQIISMVTHMEYDRGFGDFDGWVDTKDYIDRKIKDEERTKDNCLMSIKHERMFPKNHQPSDEKHLNGIARFPPLKNAAQTVTNIPENIFHQEEIESGSSRAVYNRRATYHPDSGNSIVSTIYSVIENQLTSFTSLFANIPNLQNIVSSLCYDKLPSERNVSTLNPETIVNRKESNKEISGEDDWTLLPGDDDGTSGESCISINEGFSNIHKIKQSIIVDKENKNYVLIRSFSGQLNELSRNGLQRPYHTRRTLVIRSRLKNPGRLKDQRPFTILKRSKKNKVLNHQETKQVKHQSKTSKDICFRNDTKINKNCSFPSVDRSLSKNKKIFSDSGVNKQV
- the LOC114881093 gene encoding uncharacterized protein LOC114881093 isoform X2, which gives rise to MKSIGLLHDPYKAPFYQFQQSDMFMANQYVPNVLYPRTFQPANNIQPPLHTQPNYAPLLQNLLEQIRGQVSNTAPIFILPGGCQQSTNHHQQAGMPNQGGGPQATGQPTSFNYPSSVHCPPSFYPYPIPLPVYPPFVGQTHNEESSRGCGCCHRRQESSDLKSYSLNCCCNLAKQEDHRCTATNDDTVCSKRNCPASVSLQALASQFLSLPGIVSCAATRLILRKVPGSNITSTMEDTMDKAQKAICMLTKEQLLTESRNAQQVNALINLHMTTNPPANIIPLLTLIQLKVNVLKAQIESLINKKVMECQGFGYEVETSGPIDPTVLSMKTNEELRHLLSALRQKECDERVNVNFSPYHSQRVIAEARLSNVQAKIRQVEAEFDRRRSVSLPLPSLTSRVIQQFAESTCTFGFAQTKLFEPYPQENPLQSPDPFSASIRNPKRLYLKPRAAESEATRQRDQSKATSTSQDAPPSCKDTGTGEGNADCSKERSVGPRSSEDSCSCHFTSSDESIDQGKKKLRLRIDRAGKVTISSAGKLEDASLANFSPNVVVSTDQYRCTFNGRCVSTKEDDIADRESEIREILQVEDPKTDADTLEVFDLPRVKKEPEDATDVETSENVDVPIKIKEPEDKPHYKPTMLIGLKSKKTEMETQPSTAAFVTEKRIQIKEQPKILKKIKIKDVQVEGKTETQDVKTEHVDLKPEMKREVHVDSKSKKVKTELYINLERPSPETKDIKAHEKLTAEVPEEKVTTTPPSEQTIKEKPSSDVPKSFFGITLRKAGESKKKPKTAAHEDEHTKDKIKSEDDEASAADMKEKLIVEDVSKQQATGSAMLADEQLTDKESSEVKKNYFGITLKKRGEPKRRPKTENDKSHPKNGEHENVQIISMVTHMEYDRGFGDFDGWVDTKDYIDRKIKDEERTKDNCLMSIKHERMFPKNHQPSDEKHLNGIARFPPLKNAAQTVTNIPENIFHQEEIESGSSRAVYNRRATYHPDSGNSIVSTIYSVIENQLTSFTSLFANIPNLQNIVSSLCYDKLPSERNVSTLNPETIVNRKESNKEISGEDDWTLLPGDDDGTSGESCISINEGFSNIHKIKQSIIVDKENKNYVLIRSFSGQLNELSRNGLQRPYHTRRTLVIRSRLKNPGRLKDQRPFTILKRSKKNKVLNHQETKQVKHQSKTSKDICFRNDTKINKNCSFPSVDRSLSKNKKIFSDSGVNKQV